The Heliomicrobium undosum genome has a window encoding:
- a CDS encoding NAD(P)/FAD-dependent oxidoreductase → MRFDIIVIGSGAAGLSTAIQLARYNHSVLVFDGGEGRTSWVPKYHNLLGYPQGISGKELLRLGREQAQLYGAEIVKSQVGRIEKTEDGDFSVTTSSADYRSRYLVFATGLTDYQPEIPNRYEFAGRSLYYCLDCNGFEFIGQKAAVLGHSKRTILSAFALLDYTHHVFIATNGQPLEGREEYGALLKEYNIDVIETPVERFQGTPGEKGKLKVLSFQDGSVREVDAVLSTYGTRANSKLAQDLNVEVNETGHIVVNEFMETTVPHIYAVGDVINTTQMLVFAICEGVKAAMMIHRSMESKRQRFPARGE, encoded by the coding sequence GTGCGCTTCGATATCATCGTCATAGGTTCTGGAGCAGCAGGCTTGTCCACGGCGATTCAACTGGCCCGTTACAACCATTCTGTGCTGGTCTTTGACGGGGGGGAAGGCCGGACTTCCTGGGTCCCCAAGTACCATAACCTGCTGGGATATCCTCAGGGGATTTCGGGGAAAGAACTATTGCGCCTCGGTCGTGAACAGGCCCAACTGTATGGGGCGGAGATCGTCAAGAGCCAGGTGGGGCGGATCGAGAAGACAGAGGACGGCGATTTTTCCGTCACCACCAGCAGCGCCGATTACCGCAGCCGCTATCTTGTCTTCGCTACGGGGTTGACCGACTACCAGCCGGAGATCCCCAACCGCTACGAGTTCGCCGGCCGTTCCCTCTATTACTGTCTCGACTGTAACGGCTTTGAGTTCATCGGCCAGAAGGCGGCCGTGCTGGGACATAGCAAAAGGACCATCCTCAGCGCCTTCGCCTTGCTCGATTACACCCACCATGTCTTCATCGCCACCAACGGGCAGCCGCTGGAAGGGCGTGAGGAGTATGGCGCTCTCCTCAAGGAATACAACATCGACGTGATTGAGACGCCTGTGGAACGCTTCCAGGGAACGCCGGGGGAAAAGGGGAAGCTGAAGGTCCTGTCCTTTCAAGACGGTTCGGTCCGCGAAGTGGACGCAGTTCTCTCCACCTATGGCACCCGGGCCAACAGCAAGCTCGCCCAAGACCTGAATGTGGAGGTAAATGAGACGGGCCACATCGTCGTCAACGAGTTCATGGAAACAACGGTTCCCCACATCTACGCTGTCGGCGACGTGATCAACACAACACAGATGCTCGTCTTCGCCATCTGTGAAGGGG
- a CDS encoding methyl-accepting chemotaxis protein yields the protein MTLKTKLIVGFVLFSLLPLMFLGYTSYVTESVALEHEIRLRQAQWANNMLQDVNRSIEERRNLLKQLASLPKIQSMNAEEQKTLLESFGSVFPDMDAIVVIDGTGMQIARSNNAAKVNVADRDYVKAIMKEGKPYAVGAPTISKVTGRPILSVAVPITDGGRLVGVLAGYLRIDDVIRSFITRSQELDPLADQKVVVVDSQNKILYHPDGQNFKISDVYPLPAADKHGVADYAEAGARYVATLRQSDFTHLTILIRDDERLLFAPIRNLLSILLGLSAGVVVLSLVISNFLARRVTAPLQLMGEQARKLASGDLTVQLNDQDYREPEIRQLAEAFQEMSQGLHQLIGEMRQSSRLLHTESVNLNGTCQQTAKAADHLARCNEEVANTLLEQTRELSRAVEQVTDLSALSQAIVTEGKSASAEGTRLTHLSETIAASLQEAQVLSETTAQTMRQGAETTNQLHDKSTGIEEIIQAITAITDQTNLLALNAAIEAARAGEQGRGFGVVAGEIRKLAEQSRQAAQRIQTIIAEIRADIDATVDAIEEGHRLADAEYEKSRENTERLRDMVDLLKRQMGRFDSVIERADAQVSMAVSASTSLQHLYEKATDAASSTQAVTAIAQEVAASSEELAASADKLMHVSQSSQALAEQFRLQG from the coding sequence ATGACCCTGAAGACAAAACTCATCGTTGGTTTCGTTCTCTTCTCGCTGTTGCCGCTGATGTTTCTGGGGTACACCTCCTATGTCACGGAAAGCGTCGCGCTGGAGCATGAAATCCGTCTGCGGCAAGCCCAGTGGGCTAACAACATGCTGCAAGACGTGAACCGTTCCATCGAAGAACGGCGGAATCTGCTGAAACAATTGGCGAGCCTGCCGAAAATTCAAAGCATGAACGCGGAAGAGCAAAAAACCCTGCTTGAGTCCTTTGGCAGCGTCTTTCCCGATATGGACGCCATTGTGGTCATCGATGGAACGGGGATGCAGATCGCCCGGTCCAACAACGCGGCGAAAGTGAATGTGGCCGACCGTGATTACGTCAAAGCGATTATGAAGGAAGGAAAACCCTACGCCGTCGGCGCCCCGACTATCAGCAAAGTGACGGGACGGCCCATCCTGTCTGTAGCGGTGCCCATCACCGACGGGGGCAGACTCGTCGGCGTTTTAGCCGGCTATCTGCGCATCGACGATGTGATCCGATCCTTCATCACCCGTTCTCAGGAACTGGATCCCTTGGCGGATCAAAAGGTTGTCGTCGTTGACAGCCAGAATAAGATACTCTACCACCCGGACGGGCAGAACTTCAAGATTTCCGACGTCTACCCCCTCCCCGCCGCCGATAAACACGGCGTGGCTGATTATGCAGAAGCCGGCGCGCGATATGTGGCCACACTCCGGCAGTCTGACTTCACCCATCTGACGATCCTGATCCGCGACGATGAGCGCCTACTCTTCGCGCCCATCCGCAACCTGCTGTCGATACTCCTCGGCCTGTCGGCCGGTGTGGTCGTCCTTTCCCTCGTGATCTCCAACTTTTTGGCCCGCCGCGTCACGGCTCCCCTGCAATTGATGGGCGAGCAGGCCCGGAAACTGGCTTCCGGCGATTTGACGGTTCAACTGAACGATCAGGATTACCGCGAACCGGAAATCCGGCAACTGGCCGAGGCCTTTCAAGAGATGTCTCAGGGACTGCACCAACTCATCGGTGAGATGCGTCAATCGTCCCGCTTGTTGCACACCGAATCGGTCAACCTGAACGGCACCTGCCAGCAAACGGCCAAAGCGGCGGACCACCTGGCGCGATGCAACGAGGAAGTGGCCAACACCCTGCTCGAACAGACACGAGAGCTTTCCCGGGCGGTGGAACAGGTGACCGATCTGTCGGCGCTCTCCCAAGCCATCGTGACGGAAGGCAAATCGGCCTCGGCAGAAGGGACCCGCTTGACCCATTTGTCCGAGACGATCGCCGCATCCCTGCAAGAAGCGCAGGTCCTCTCGGAAACAACGGCCCAGACGATGCGCCAAGGCGCAGAGACGACGAACCAACTGCATGATAAAAGCACGGGGATTGAGGAGATCATTCAGGCGATTACGGCCATCACCGACCAGACCAACCTGCTCGCCTTGAACGCTGCGATTGAGGCGGCTCGGGCCGGCGAACAAGGTCGCGGTTTCGGCGTCGTCGCCGGAGAAATTCGAAAACTGGCGGAGCAGTCTCGCCAGGCGGCGCAACGGATTCAGACCATCATCGCCGAGATCCGCGCCGATATCGACGCCACCGTCGATGCCATTGAGGAAGGTCACCGGCTAGCCGACGCGGAGTATGAAAAATCTCGCGAAAATACGGAGCGGCTGCGCGATATGGTCGATCTGTTAAAAAGGCAAATGGGCCGTTTCGACAGTGTCATCGAGCGAGCCGACGCCCAGGTTTCCATGGCGGTCAGCGCATCGACCTCTTTGCAGCACCTGTATGAAAAAGCGACTGACGCCGCCTCCTCCACCCAGGCCGTCACCGCCATCGCTCAGGAAGTGGCCGCCTCGTCAGAGGAATTGGCCGCCTCAGCCGATAAACTGATGCATGTCTCCCAATCGTCGCAGGCGCTGGCGGAGCAGTTTCGTCTTCAGGGATGA